TGCGGCGAATGCCTTTTCGCACTCGGGAGAATTTGATGTGATCCATAGCCATATGATGGATAATGCTCTGTTTTTTACGGGTACGACAAAAACTCCGGTTCTGACTACTCTTCACAATGTCCTTCCGGACCCAAAACAGAAAGGTAATGACGACTATATCGCATTCAAATACTATTCAAAAAAAACCAATTTTGTAAGCATAAGTTTCGACCAGAGGACACACACGGACATTGATCTTAATTATATTGATACCGTGTATAACGGCATTGACATAGACAGTTTTGATTTCAATCCAAAGCCGGAAAATTATTTGGCGTGGCTTGGAAGGATCCACTACGGAAAGGGGATGTGGGATGCGTTACATGCGGCCAAGGCGACAAAACAAAAGCTTATTGCCGCGGGCAACATCACGTGCGAATCGGATGAGAAGTATTTCAAGACCGTGGAGCCGATGATCGACGGGAAGAAAAGGAAATATATAGGAGAAGTGGGTCCGAAAGAAAAGAACAAACTTCTTCGCGGAGCAAAGGCGCTTCTTTTTCCCATCCGCTGGGAAGAGCCGTTCGGCCTGGTCATGGCGGAAGCGATGGCTTGCGGAACTCCGGTCATAGCTTTTAAAAGAGGCTCTGTTCCGGAGATCGTGAAGGATGGCGTCACCGGCTTTGTCGTTGAGGACGAAAAGGGTCTTATTGAGGCCATAAAGAACATCGGCAAGATCGACCGCACCGAGTGCAGGAAGCATGTCGAAAAATATTTTACCATAGAAAAAATGGTTGACGCATATGAAAAGGTTTATGAGAAAATAATCAATGAAGCAAAGAGATAATGTTTAAAATTCCTAAAAAATATCTATAAATCGGGAATGAGTATTATTTAGTGGCAAACAGGAATTTTAATCAGGCGTAAGCTTAACAGCTATGTTTAAAAGAAAAGCTCCAATAAATAATGTTCTTTTCTGCATTTTGATGTTCGTATTATTGGCAGGAATGGCTATCCTTTTCAAGCCGGCAGATGCTCAGGTCTCCGGAGAAACTGGACAAAGAATTAAAACTCCGGCGCAAAATTATTTCATTCGGTTTTTATTTTTCCGATGGCAGCATTTAAAAAAAGGGCAAGCGACATTTTTGTATGAGAAAAAATAAATTTATTTTATTGAGAAAATTTATATGCATTTGTTTAAATTTGATTCTATTTATTGACAGTGAGATAATGCGCCCTGTAAGGGTAATAATTAAATCTCATTATCACTATGCAGCACCAAAAATGTTCGTTGGATTTGTATGTTGATTTCTTAATTGCATCGCAAAAACAATATGCGGGCTTAGAATTAAGCAAACGCGCAAGTATTAAAATTAATAAATTAATTAAATTTTAAACGTATGTTTAAAAAAGACATGACAAAAGTTTATAAAATATTTTTAGCGGCAGCAATAATTTTAGTCAGCGGTCCGAATATTTCTTATGCTATGGAGGCATATGGCCTTGCCGGTATGTCACAATTTGAAAGATTGCCATATTTAAGGCTTGATACGTTAGCCGGAGCAGATTCCAGCTACGACAGAACCGGCGCCAATCAGGATCACGATAAATGGCTTTATACGGAAAACGGAGAACAGGTTATTTTGGATTTGAAAGGCCCGGGCCAACTGGATCGCATGTGGTTTACCGGATTGACCGGAGAAAATACGCCTGCTAGGCTTCTTGGTAATTTGGTGGGAACTGTAAAAATATATTTGGACGGGGAAACCGTTCCGCGTAAAAATATGCCGCTTAATACTATGTTTTTAGGCAGTACGCTTCCATTTATTTCTCCTCTGACCGGGAATTATGCCATATCAAGTTCAGGCAATTATAATTATTTACCCATAACTTTTAATAATTCAATTAAAATTACTTTGACAGGGACAAAAACCCCCACTTTCTATAATTTTAATTATCATATGTTTCCTGTTAACGCATCTGTCGCGACTTGGACGGGTAATGAAGACAGTTCATCGGTAAAAAGCATATGGACTAACGCGAGCAATGATCCCAAAAGTGATGCGGGTAATGTTCTTGTCAGCGGAACGGCGGATATGCCCGCGAACACTAGCCAGACTTTGCTTGATATAGCCGGACCTCGCAGCATTTCTTCGATAAAAATAAAAATTCCATCTCTAACAAAGGATATTTTAAATAACGTGTATTTAAAAATATCGTGGGACAATGAAGCCAGCCCCAGCATTAATGCGCCGATTGGAGCATTTTTTGCCATGGGCAATTCCAATCCTTATCCGACACGCGCTTTGCCGGTCGGAAAAGACGCGGCTGAATTTATGTACAGCTATTTTCCCATGCCTTTCCGGAGCAATGCTAAAATAGAATTGGTAAGCCAGCACCCATCTGCCCTTAATGGCATAGCTTATGAAATTAAGCATAAGCCTTTTGCCGGTAATTTTTCAGAGGTCGGATACTTAAAAACGCAATATAATCATGGGTCGCATGCTGCCAATGACGGTACGGATTTTAATATTATAGACGCTGAAGGTTCGGGTAATTTTGTCGGTGTAATGCAGAGTATTAAAGGTCCTATTATAATTAATTCAGATGGCACTGTTGGCAGTTATCCTTTTATGGAAGGGGATGAAAGAATATATGTTGATGGTAGCCAGAGTCCGATCGCGCAAGGAACCGGTATCGAAGATTTTTACAATGGCGGATTTTTTTATGTAACCAGCAGAATGGGGGATAAAGTCACTAACTTTAGCTTGCCGACGCATGGAGCGACGGCAAATACAGGGCTATATTCTTCAACCGCGGCAGCGGGTTCTCTTTCAATGAATTCCCAATACCGTTTTTTTATCAGCGATCTTATTCCGTTTAGAAAACACATTAAAATCGGGGTAGAGCATGGCAGCGGAAATAATCGCGCCGTAGAGGAATGGACGCTTGCTTATTATTATTTTAAACCCGATGCCAGCATGGTCTTAACTGACACTATTGATATTGGAACATCGGCGAGCGAGACGAGCCATGGTTATGCTATAACCAATCAGGCCTCTCTGGGTACATTGAATTCTTTTTATCCCGGAGAGAAATATAAAACAGCTGTCAGCGATGCGGGCAGAACCCATACAGGAACTAGTCAGTTCAACGCATCGATCAATTCTGTTAATAGCGGGGTGATATTGCGCCGGAGTTTGGATTATAGCGTATTGAACCAGCAAGCGGAAGTATATGTGGATAATACTCTGGTTGGAATATGGTACACAGCCGGATCCAATGCGACATTAAAATGGAAAGATTCCGATTATTTGATACCGTCGAGTTTTACAAACGGAAAGAGCCAAATACAAGTGAAAATAAAATGGATATCCGGCGCATCGTGGACAGAATACAAGTATCAGGTTTTTTCGACTAATTTTGTCGAAAGCAACCCGGTTCTTCCGCCAACCGATTCTGCTGCGCCATCGATCGCAATTACGAGTCCCGCCAATAATGAAACATATTACAATGCTGTTGCCAGCGTTTCAGGGACTGCGTCGGACGATATTGCTGTGAATAAGGTCGAAGTGAAAGTCGGCGCCGGCGCATGGCAGCTTGCCAGCGGCACGACTTCATGGACTATATCAAATCTCGCGCTTGTTTCCGGGTCAAATGTAATTACTGCCCGGGCTGCTGATACTGCGACTCCTCAAAAAACTGCGGAAACATCTATTACAATAATTTATACTCCGACAGTTGTTGATCCGGGTTTGCCAACGAATGAACCGGGGAAAATATGGAATCGGACATTTAATGATGATTTTGATGGAACAGCTATTGATCAAACTAAATGGCGAGGCGGATATGAGAAAGCATTGTGGTGCGGCGATCCGAATGGCACCTGCCCAAGCCAATTTACTGGAGTTACTGTGTCAGGCGGAACGCTTAAGTTACAGCCAAAGCAAGGCTCTACGACTTGGGATTATCAAAATCGCGCAATGATACATACTGGCGGAATACCTGGCGCCACGAATTTGGGCGATAGGCCGAAGTTCAGCCAAAGATTCGGGTATTTTGAAGCTAAGATCAAATTTCCTACCAATGCCAGTGGGGAAGGCAATGGCTATTGGCTTTCTTATTGGGCTTTGCCGGTAGGAAAGACATGCGCAGGCGGAAGATGCAGTGCGGCGAATACCGATAATGGTATTAATCAATTTGAGGAGGTGGATATTCTTGAGCATTGGTATCCTGCTACAGGTTTGACTAGGACAAAACTTAATTTTCATGATCTTACATTTAACCAAAAACGTACCGATGGAATCACCGCGATAGGCTTTAATTATCCGACGACAACAGTCGGCAATTTATCAGCAGATTTTCATCGGTATGGTTTGTATTGGCGAGATGATGGCACTGGCGCTTTGCTTCCTGATGGCACTCATCAAGGTTCGATGCAAGTGTATTTTGACGGTGTTCCCCAAGGTACCCCATGGCCGGTGAGAAGTTTAAATTATTGGCAAGATGGAATAGCTCCGATCTTACAAGTTATTCCTTGTACATCTTCTGATCCTGCGACTTGCAGGACATCTACAGTTTCCAATCCGCTTATATTCGATTATGTAAAAGTATATAAAGAAATTTCTGATATTCCCGCTGCTAAAACAAAAATTATGCCTCTTGGCGATTCGATAACCGCTTGGGATTACAGCTATCGCGTCAAATTATTTAATTCTCTGACAGCTGCCGGCTGGAATTTTGATTTTGTGGGTTCTACCACGACAACCGCTCAGAATATACTGCAACCGTCTATCCGCGTACCGGATCAAGCTCTTGACTCGAATCATGAAGGCTGGGGCGGCAAAACAATAAGCGAGCTTTCTACAACATTTGATAGCACTCTTGCGTGGATTACGGCCGATCCTGTTCAAAGGAAGCCTGATATTATTACGCTACATATTGGAACAAATAATATTTTTCGGCCATCCAGAGTAGCGGAAGCGCCGGCTGATCTCGGTGTTTTGATCGATAAGATAAAAACAAATTTACCCGATACAAAAGTTTACGTTGCCTCGATTATTCCAATGGGGACTCAATATGATCCGGGCAGTTCTTTGGTGAATGCGTATAATGCGGCAATCAAGACTATAGTGCAGGGGAAAGGCGGAAATGTTTATTTTGTGGATATGAATGCTGAAGCCGGTATTAATACGGCTACTGATCTTGAAGGCGGAAGCATCATTGGTCTTCATCCTACTCATTCTGGCTCCGATAAAATGGCCGATGTTTGGCTGAGCCATTTGAATTTATCTTATGTACCTGTTCTCACTTCTATCGCAGTTTCACCAATAAATGTCTCTATTCCAATTAATGGAACTCAGGTGTTTAGCGCTGTTTCCAAAGATCAAAATGGAAATTCTATGACGGGCGTTAATATTTCATGGACTTCTTCCAATAACACCGTTGTTAGCGTTGATTCTACCGGTATGGCTACTGCGCTTTCACTTGGCACTGCAACTATTACCGCTTCCAGCGGAGCAAAATCCGGCACTGCCTCTGTCGCTGTCACCCTGGCCCAAACCAATCTCATCCTAAACTTTTCCTTTGAATCCGGCACTTCTCCCTGGACTTTCTACACTAACGGCACTGGCACTTTTACGTCTTCTCCTCCCGCCAGCACCGGCCTTAAAGCCGCCAAAATTTTCCTTTCCACCCTTGGCACTAATATGCAACTGTATCAATCCGGCATTTCTCTGGAACCCAATACTTCATATCGCTTAACTTTCTCCGCCTATTCCTCAACCGGCCATGATTTTAAAGTAAATCTTTTTAAAGATATTTCTCCTTATACCAATTACGGCTTGGCGAGTTATACTCCTAATCTTACATCTTCCTGGCAGGTCTTTACCAAAGATTTTACCACTTCCGGTTTTTCAGGCAATGTCTCCGATACTCGTTTTCAGGTTTATTTCCCGGGTTTAGCCTCAGCCGGAGACATCTATTATCTCGATGATTTGAAATTGGAAAAAGTTATCTCATCACCCGCTGACCTTAACTCTGACAGTATCGTTAATTCCGTTGATTTTGGCATCATGATGAGCTTCTGGACTTACACCAATAAACCCAAGGCTGACCTTAATCAGGATGGGTTTGTTAATTCTCAAGATCTAGGAATGTTGATGAGTAAGTGGGGGTAGGGGAATAAAGAGAAAATAATTTCTAATCTTAAATTTCTAATTTCTAATGAATTTTTAATTACCCAATTTTTAAACTATAATTCTTATGGATCATTTTTCTAAAAAGCTCCCGAAAACAATTTTATTCGCTGCTATAGCACTGACGATTTTAGCGGGGGTATTTGTTCTACCCGTTGCAAACAAGAACAATAAAGCTTTGGCCGATACTGGCTTAGTTGGTTATTGGAGCTTTGATGAGGGAACCGGAATGACTGCGGCCGATTCGTCGGGAAATGGCAATACCGGAACATTATTGAACGGTCCTGTCTGGACCACCGGCAAGAAATGGAATGCTTTGCAATTTGACGGAATAAATGATTATGTGGATCTGGGAAGCAATGCTTCTTTAAATTTCGGCGCGGCCGATAATTTCTCTATTTCTTCCTGGATAAATATTAATGATAATACGGTTAGTTCGGGAATCTATGCCACCAGTGACGAATGGCCAACTGGTGATTATTTTAATTTATATTACAGGGGAAGTCAGCAAAAATTAAGATTTGGATATAATTACGGAGGAGGATCGGCCTATACATCCATAGATGCCGTTCTGCCATCCGCGATGACGGAGGGAGTCTGGCATCAGGTGGTCCTGGTTAAATCCGGAACTACCGCTGTTTTCTATTATGACGGCTCTCCTTTAACAACTGTTACCGGGGGGCAGCTTGGCGCCATGAATACTTTCGGAGGAGTAAAGAGGATCGGAAAGGGGAACGCAAATCTAAACTATTTCGATGGTTTGATCGATGAGGTAAAAGTCTATAACCGTGCTCTTACCGTTTCCGAAGTTTCAGCTGATTACCAGGGAGGAACGTTCGATCAGGTTCTCACTTCAATTTCCGTATCTCCTTTTTCTTCCATTATTAAAGCAGGTTCGGCTAAAGTTTTCACCGCGTCTTCCCAGGATCAGAATGGAAATAGCATGACCGGAGTTGCAGTTTCCTGGAGCAGTTCCAGCCCGGGTGTTGCTACTGTTAATGCTTCCGGAGTAGTTAGTGGAGTAGCTACAGGCACCGCTACGATCACCGCTTCAAGCGGAAGCAAGAGCGGAACGGCGTTTGTCGTGATAACCTCTTCAGTTTCTCCCGCCACCGTCACTTATTCCGGTGGCATGATAACTATCAGTTCCGGAACAGCGAATTTTGAAGATGTCTATAATATGGTCAATGATCCGGCGGTTTTGTCAAAAACGGGAACTGAATATACTTTAACCTCCAGCATAACTATTGATCCGGGAGCTACTCTCACGATCGACGCGTCGCAAGCGGGCGGCATAACCTTGAAATTCAACGAACCGGCTCATAATACTTATTACATAATGGATAAGGGAACATTGAATATCAATAACGCCATCCTTACTTCGGCAACAGGAAATGCCTGGTACATATTATCCGGCAATGACGCCAAGGTTCAATTGGACAATTCGGACATCAGTAAATGCGGAATTGATGTATATCCTTGTGTTAAGACCGGTGAATATGATGTCGGAACGACAACCAATACGGTAACTTGGACAAACCTGAAAGTTCATGATAATTTGGGATATTATGTTTTTTTCACGGGAAACGGTTCTTACTGGGTGAATATTGATAATCTTGAAGCATATGATCTGACATGGAGAATGTTTGATTTCACGCAGGCCACGATAAGAAATTCAAAATTTCACGATCTGGATCCGGGTAATGGCGGTTTGACCATCATTTCTTGGGGAAAAGGCGGACAAGTTTATGATTCTGAATTTTATAATATAAATACGAATGTCGCGGGGACCGGCAGTGTTTTCTATTGCAAAGAAGGCGGAGGAGGATGTGTTTTCCAAAATAATCATATTCATGATGTGAACCTCGGATATATCATTGGGTTCTATGGTTCCGGCTGGCCCAATACTACTATCTATAAAGATAATCTGATCGAAAACAGTACAGTGTCGTCCGCGGTCGTTTATTGGCGGGCGAATCAATATTTCGGGGGAGTAGATCTAAAATCCAATTTCAATAACAATATATTGAGAAATATAAGCGGTTACAGGATATTTGAATTTCATTCCGGCGGACAAAATGTAAGAATTTGGAATAACACTTTGGAAAATGTAACGGCGACCAGCGGACAATCATTTCGCGCTGATTATGAAAGCGGCCAGGCCGGAGGAAGCACGTATCACCCCGGTGATTCGGCAAATTCAATAATATATGACATGAATTTTCCCGGAAATATCCGCATATATGATCTGGATGTTCCAGGTGATCAATCCATTCGCGGCAAGCTTCTTCCGTTTGTGAATGTAAACTATGGTTCGGTGACTGTTAATATGCCGGATGATTATTTCTATGACTACAAATATCTTGATGTCAAAGTCGTGGATTCAAGCAATAACCCAATTAATGGAGCTACAGTAACTATCGCAAACGATACCGATGCCAATTATCCGGCCATAAATTTGTATCGTCAAACCAAGTTGTCTGTTGCAACCGGTACTGACGGACACATTCCTCTTCCATCGGATCTCACCAATACTGTAGCTGTTCTTGATTTCTGGAAGACCTCAGCTGCCCAGCAAGAAATGACCTATACCATTACGGCTTCTTATGGCGGCAAAACCAATTCTATAGCGGTTACCCCCGATTCCACCTGGTATCGCACGAACC
The sequence above is drawn from the Candidatus Paceibacterota bacterium genome and encodes:
- a CDS encoding glycosyltransferase family 4 protein, yielding MKKLRIAQLAPLWETIPPKKYGGIEIMIDRITNELVKRGHEVTLFATGNSKTSAKLESVFPRSLFEEKMDWFHRSQNLINAANAFSHSGEFDVIHSHMMDNALFFTGTTKTPVLTTLHNVLPDPKQKGNDDYIAFKYYSKKTNFVSISFDQRTHTDIDLNYIDTVYNGIDIDSFDFNPKPENYLAWLGRIHYGKGMWDALHAAKATKQKLIAAGNITCESDEKYFKTVEPMIDGKKRKYIGEVGPKEKNKLLRGAKALLFPIRWEEPFGLVMAEAMACGTPVIAFKRGSVPEIVKDGVTGFVVEDEKGLIEAIKNIGKIDRTECRKHVEKYFTIEKMVDAYEKVYEKIINEAKR
- a CDS encoding DUF2961 domain-containing protein, which produces MTKVYKIFLAAAIILVSGPNISYAMEAYGLAGMSQFERLPYLRLDTLAGADSSYDRTGANQDHDKWLYTENGEQVILDLKGPGQLDRMWFTGLTGENTPARLLGNLVGTVKIYLDGETVPRKNMPLNTMFLGSTLPFISPLTGNYAISSSGNYNYLPITFNNSIKITLTGTKTPTFYNFNYHMFPVNASVATWTGNEDSSSVKSIWTNASNDPKSDAGNVLVSGTADMPANTSQTLLDIAGPRSISSIKIKIPSLTKDILNNVYLKISWDNEASPSINAPIGAFFAMGNSNPYPTRALPVGKDAAEFMYSYFPMPFRSNAKIELVSQHPSALNGIAYEIKHKPFAGNFSEVGYLKTQYNHGSHAANDGTDFNIIDAEGSGNFVGVMQSIKGPIIINSDGTVGSYPFMEGDERIYVDGSQSPIAQGTGIEDFYNGGFFYVTSRMGDKVTNFSLPTHGATANTGLYSSTAAAGSLSMNSQYRFFISDLIPFRKHIKIGVEHGSGNNRAVEEWTLAYYYFKPDASMVLTDTIDIGTSASETSHGYAITNQASLGTLNSFYPGEKYKTAVSDAGRTHTGTSQFNASINSVNSGVILRRSLDYSVLNQQAEVYVDNTLVGIWYTAGSNATLKWKDSDYLIPSSFTNGKSQIQVKIKWISGASWTEYKYQVFSTNFVESNPVLPPTDSAAPSIAITSPANNETYYNAVASVSGTASDDIAVNKVEVKVGAGAWQLASGTTSWTISNLALVSGSNVITARAADTATPQKTAETSITIIYTPTVVDPGLPTNEPGKIWNRTFNDDFDGTAIDQTKWRGGYEKALWCGDPNGTCPSQFTGVTVSGGTLKLQPKQGSTTWDYQNRAMIHTGGIPGATNLGDRPKFSQRFGYFEAKIKFPTNASGEGNGYWLSYWALPVGKTCAGGRCSAANTDNGINQFEEVDILEHWYPATGLTRTKLNFHDLTFNQKRTDGITAIGFNYPTTTVGNLSADFHRYGLYWRDDGTGALLPDGTHQGSMQVYFDGVPQGTPWPVRSLNYWQDGIAPILQVIPCTSSDPATCRTSTVSNPLIFDYVKVYKEISDIPAAKTKIMPLGDSITAWDYSYRVKLFNSLTAAGWNFDFVGSTTTTAQNILQPSIRVPDQALDSNHEGWGGKTISELSTTFDSTLAWITADPVQRKPDIITLHIGTNNIFRPSRVAEAPADLGVLIDKIKTNLPDTKVYVASIIPMGTQYDPGSSLVNAYNAAIKTIVQGKGGNVYFVDMNAEAGINTATDLEGGSIIGLHPTHSGSDKMADVWLSHLNLSYVPVLTSIAVSPINVSIPINGTQVFSAVSKDQNGNSMTGVNISWTSSNNTVVSVDSTGMATALSLGTATITASSGAKSGTASVAVTLAQTNLILNFSFESGTSPWTFYTNGTGTFTSSPPASTGLKAAKIFLSTLGTNMQLYQSGISLEPNTSYRLTFSAYSSTGHDFKVNLFKDISPYTNYGLASYTPNLTSSWQVFTKDFTTSGFSGNVSDTRFQVYFPGLASAGDIYYLDDLKLEKVISSPADLNSDSIVNSVDFGIMMSFWTYTNKPKADLNQDGFVNSQDLGMLMSKWG
- a CDS encoding LamG-like jellyroll fold domain-containing protein, whose translation is MDHFSKKLPKTILFAAIALTILAGVFVLPVANKNNKALADTGLVGYWSFDEGTGMTAADSSGNGNTGTLLNGPVWTTGKKWNALQFDGINDYVDLGSNASLNFGAADNFSISSWININDNTVSSGIYATSDEWPTGDYFNLYYRGSQQKLRFGYNYGGGSAYTSIDAVLPSAMTEGVWHQVVLVKSGTTAVFYYDGSPLTTVTGGQLGAMNTFGGVKRIGKGNANLNYFDGLIDEVKVYNRALTVSEVSADYQGGTFDQVLTSISVSPFSSIIKAGSAKVFTASSQDQNGNSMTGVAVSWSSSSPGVATVNASGVVSGVATGTATITASSGSKSGTAFVVITSSVSPATVTYSGGMITISSGTANFEDVYNMVNDPAVLSKTGTEYTLTSSITIDPGATLTIDASQAGGITLKFNEPAHNTYYIMDKGTLNINNAILTSATGNAWYILSGNDAKVQLDNSDISKCGIDVYPCVKTGEYDVGTTTNTVTWTNLKVHDNLGYYVFFTGNGSYWVNIDNLEAYDLTWRMFDFTQATIRNSKFHDLDPGNGGLTIISWGKGGQVYDSEFYNINTNVAGTGSVFYCKEGGGGCVFQNNHIHDVNLGYIIGFYGSGWPNTTIYKDNLIENSTVSSAVVYWRANQYFGGVDLKSNFNNNILRNISGYRIFEFHSGGQNVRIWNNTLENVTATSGQSFRADYESGQAGGSTYHPGDSANSIIYDMNFPGNIRIYDLDVPGDQSIRGKLLPFVNVNYGSVTVNMPDDYFYDYKYLDVKVVDSSNNPINGATVTIANDTDANYPAINLYRQTKLSVATGTDGHIPLPSDLTNTVAVLDFWKTSAAQQEMTYTITASYGGKTNSIAVTPDSTWYRTNPLVSTNTVTIQLTTAVTPPAVSTADLNSDGHVNSVDFGIMMSFWNYTSKPKADLNQDGFVNSQDLGMLMSQWG